A stretch of the Xyrauchen texanus isolate HMW12.3.18 chromosome 20, RBS_HiC_50CHRs, whole genome shotgun sequence genome encodes the following:
- the mgme1 gene encoding mitochondrial genome maintenance exonuclease 1, translating to MRITVQVLKQMLQCNRVRSMGFPSGQFLRVDNFSSSCQWRTRKKVSQYSTVDTERYSSLVRPVVSSKTSSQTPESIVDEDCQLYGPVIRSRLPSQERRVPKNLHPLLNQAKVQSEYVPGHLARINLQKDFNKPSMPSVTKILQKTMPPEQAFYLERWKKRMIAELGEDGFKEYSLNVFKQGKLFHSAIEETFSQETPSKEQLECPELVAGFLDSVSHVLNDVTGVRAIESAVHHSTLQYLGIVDCVAHYRGSLCVIDWKTSEKPKPFLHNTYDNPLQVAAYIGALNGDDNYSYQVENGLIVVAYKDGSPAHAHFLNSEQIMAFWKKWLLRLEDYAEK from the exons ATGAGGATCACAGTACAGGTTTTGAAGCAGATGCTACAATGTAACCGCGTGAGATCAATGGGCTTCCCATCTGGTCAGTTCTTACGTGTGGATAACTTTTCAAGCAGCTGTCAATGGCGAACACGCAAAAAGGTCAGTCAGTACAGCACAGTGGACACAGAACGGTACTCATCACTGGTACGGCCGGTTGTATCCTCAAAAACGAGCTCTCAGACTCCTGAAAGCATTGTGGATGAGGACTGTCAGCTGTACGGACCTGTAATAAGATCAAGACTACCCTCACAGGAGCGCAGAGTGCCTAAAAACCTGCATCCACTTCTAAATCAGGCCAAAGTTCAATCGGAGTATGTGCCGGGACATTTGGCTCGTATAAACTTACAGAAAGACTTTAATAAGCCATCTATGCCCAGTGTGACCAAGATCCTACAGAAGACCATGCCACCTGAGCAAGCCTTTTACCTGGAGAGGTGGAAGAAAAGGATGATTGCTGAGCTCGGGGAAGACGGGTTTAAAGAATATAGCTTGA atgttttcAAGCAAGGAAAGCTGTTCCATTCTGCCATTGAGGAAACTTTCTCACAGGAAACCCCTTCTAAGGAACAATTAGAGTGTCCAGAATTGGTGGCCGGATTTTTAGATAGTGTATCTCATGTGCTGAATGATGTCACAGGAGTGAGAGCTATTGAGAGTGCTGTGCATCATTCAACATTACAGTACCTGGGCATAGTAGATTGTGTCGCCCATTACAG GGGTTCATTGTGTGTCATCGACTGGAAGACCTCAGAGAAGCCTAAACCCTTCCTTCACAATACTTACGATAATCCATTACAAGTAGCCGCATACATTGGAGCCTTGAATGGTGATGACAACTACAGTTACCAG GTAGAAAATGGGTTAATTGTGGTGGCCTACAAAGATGGATCACCAGCACATGCCCACTTTCTGAACTCAGAGCAGATTATGGCATTTTGGAAGAAATGGCTACTTCGACTAGAAGATTATGCTGAAAAATAA
- the si:dkey-76k16.6 gene encoding LOW QUALITY PROTEIN: glycine N-acyltransferase-like protein Keg1 (The sequence of the model RefSeq protein was modified relative to this genomic sequence to represent the inferred CDS: inserted 5 bases in 3 codons; substituted 1 base at 1 genomic stop codon), producing MAIPHQNGPKGGRPTGKMPGMPDYQSSCVARVVLIKPKFSKEGDNFKDLGVFSKSDNYLKEMLAQTDVIDWKSFICLSAELCHEKMVETVAANXRCKEAVXHLMILQEPSKLSPVDTLSLKLSSLSESHLALVNSTWKFGNVHNKQMIRNMILNFPSCCVLDSDDQPVGWILTYNSCALXASYAKALVTIMSQKLHSQGYQVYCFKGEEXKLSYSLFTHLGFTEVPGLSLMSFDQLH from the exons ATGGCCATTCCACACCAGAACGGGCCCAAAGGCGGTCGGCCaactgggaaaatgcctggtatgccagattaccagtccagctgtG TGGCCAGAGTTGTACTAATTAAACCAAAATTTAGTAAG GAGGGAGATAATTTCAAAGACTTGGGTGTATTTTCCAAAAGTGATAACTATCTAAAAGAAATGCTGGCTCAGACAGACGTTATTGATTGGAAGAGTTTTATTTGCTTGT CTGCTGAGCTTTGTCATGAGAAGATGGTGGAAACTGTGGCTGCCA GGAGGTGTAAAGAAGCTGTGTGACACTTGATGATTCTTCAGGAACCATCAAAACTGTCACCAGTTGATAC TTTGTCACTGAAGCTGTCTTCTCTCAGTGAGTCTCATCTTGCTCTAGTCAACAGCACCTGGAAGTTTGGCAATGTGCACAACAAACAGATGATTAGGAATATGATTTTGAACTTTCCCTCATGTTGTGTTCTGGACTCAGATGATCAGCCAGTAGGATGGATACTTACTTATAACTCCTGTGCACT TGCAAGCTATGCAAAAGCTTTGGTTACCATTATGTCACAAAAACTTCACTCTCAGGGTTATCAAGTGTATTGTTTTAAAGGGGAAGA AAAGTTATCTTACAGCCTCTTCACACACTTGGGTTTCACTGAGGTCCCTGGTTTGTCTTTAATGAGTTTTGATCAGTTGCACTGA